tatataaaaaatcttATTTTTCGTCACACTCTTGTTATAAACTAATTTGAAACTCTTTTGAACTTCATAAAAAAATCTTATTTTTCGTCACACTCtttttataaactaatttGAAACTCTTTTGAACTTCACAGGCTTCCGCCTTGagccatttaatttttacgCACAATTTCCGGCGGTGATACCCACGAAAATTCACTTTGCAAATTTTGGCTACCAGCCTCCATTTCGTCAACGTAACTCAATTTAAGATTCTTTTCAATTAATAGAATTTCAACTAATTACGCGTACTTAGCACCTTGACGGGCATTTTCGAAGGGAAATTGATATCGAGGGGCGCGCGCTCTCATATAAAGGACTTCCGATTCACGTCGCCAGCCGAATGACAATGCGTCGTATACGCAACTTCCTGCCGCACAGTGTCGCGTTCCATCGGCAACTGAATTGAAAGGCCGTTCGTTGCCGACAAAATGACTTGGAAGCAACAAGCGCGCACGCCAGAATTCCAGGAGCGGATTCGAGCAGCTCAGGTTGTAAATCTCGGTTATTCACAGAGGCTCGCACCATCCACATTTGTTGTATGACATCACTGTACAAATTCGTCAGTGTTAGATGCGTAATTAAAACGTCTGCATAATTAAACAAGGGAGATTTCTGTTTATCTGCGGACACTTGACATATTTATCGCATGGACCGAAGTCGAAGTACGCGACTTGGAGCATAGGAAACCACCTGTTGGCGTGGCGCCAATTAGTTAACAGCGGGCTGTATTTCGGGGAGCTTTCGGTAACATTCTGTTACTGCGGATTGTCAACAGATGTTACTGAGCTTTCTTCAACGCCGGTAAAATCAGGTTCttagttaaataaattgtacgGCCATTcaaaaaatcataaatcataaatcgtaaggaattttttttcaatattctttatttgtttctaGAGTAGagttacattttattataatatgaaATACTGGtcaaaaatcttaaaaacTGTATCatgaaaacaaactttttaagGGACTAATAAAAAACGGTCTGAATAataaggtatactagattcgtttaaaagtatgtaacacgTAGAAGAAAGCGTcaccgaccatataaagtatatatgtatattcttgatcaggatcaatagccgagtcgatctggtcatgaCCGTCTGTCCTCCCGTCCGTttaacgtcgagatctcagaactACAAGAGCTAGACAGTTGATATTAGGCATGCAGTTttcagagatatagacgcaaAGCCAATTTGTTCCcttatgttgccacgcccactcttacgtCCAcgaacccaaaaaaaaatgttgattttttgttgaattagttttgtaaatttttatagATTTGCCAACATGCCAGAattttctcgttcgcacttccaataaCTGAATatcgggtatctgatagtcgggaactTACTTAAAgctttctttcttgtttttaaatacataGCCCTGGCATGCAGCCAAGGGCAAAATCGAGCAACACCGAGAAATTTTAtcaaaatttcatttgttgAATGCTAGCTTGCTGATACACTTACTATAGTTCATTAAAGAGTATTTGCtcttatttgttgtttatttcttTCCAAAATATAAGTCTGCTCAACAATAATATTagacaaaattaatttaaacttggGGATATTCTATAACCCACATGGAAGTTTggtgaaattatttattattatttaatggcTGAAGAGTTTAAGCACCCCAAAACAGAGTAAATTGGATGACGAAATCGTTGATAAAGAAAAATCAGCTGTGAGAACAACTTCAAAGAGCGTTTTTAGAGAGTAAAAAACACACAGGTAAACAGAAAATTTACCGGCATATTCATTATCAGGTTTTTGTCCACGGACAGCTGTTGTACTTGCGAAAAGATTTACACAAATGAATAAGGGGGACTCATTCACAGTAATTTTCGATATGATCCCTAATTTCAGGAAGTTGTTTCCCACCAACAATTGTGGGTCTCAGATTTTATTAAAGAGGAGCGGGATTCTAGAAACCAGGTGGAGAAACTAGTAGCACGTGGAAGTCAGCGTTGCTGATGAGTGTAAGTGGAGAGAATAAAACGAGAGATATTGGGAACATGAAATCTAGAGAGCATTTGCAATAAATAGGACTGCACGGAAGTAAAACGTTCATTCAGTTTTCGGACTTTGCCAAGTGCGGCCCGCCTGgttataaattaaaagtacaaTTAAAAGTACTACATACAAAGTTAAGCGAAAAATGTGCGgtatattttccatattttcgAGGAATGGGGAACCGATACCCACGCAAATCCTCCATGGCAGCAAACACAGTCTGAGGGAAATGGCCTATCGACAGAGTGGAAAGCAGCGGCATCGTGGTCCGGATTCCACGGGGGTCCATATGATTCCCTCGGAAGGAGTGGCCATGGTTCATGAACGCCTGCgaattgtgggcgtggaaatGGGCGATCAGCCCTTCGTCTCTGAGGATGGCAACCTCATCCTGGTGGCCAACGGTGAAATCTACAACTATTTGGAGCTTTCGGCTGAGATTGCTAAGAAACGTGGTTCCTACAACCCCAAGAGCGATTGCCACGTAATACTGGAACTGTACGAGGATTATGGAAAGGATCTTTTGCAGTACATCACCGGaatgtttgcttttgccttgTACGATAGGAAGACCAAGGAAGTCCTTATTGCCCGAGATCCCTTTGGCATTATACCCATGTATGTGGGTGAGGATGCGGCGGGAAACCTTTGGGTGGCCTCGGAGATGAAGTGTCTGGTGGACTGCTGCTCCAAGGTAGAGACTTTCACACCTGGCGAGGCCCGCTTCGGTAAAGTTGGTGACCTTAAAACATGCTGGCAGTTTCAGCAGTCTTGGATCAAGGAGGTGCCTACTCAAAGCTGTGATTTAGCCCTACTGCGAGCCAACTTGGAGTCTGCGGTGCGAAGTCATCTGCAGTGCGATGTTCACCTGGGAGCTCTGCTGTCCGGCGGAGTGGATTCCAGTCTTATAGCCTCCATAGCCACAAAGATAATGCGCGAAAGAGATCCCAACTTCCGACTGAAAACCTTTTCTGTGGGTCTAAAGGATGCACCCGACTTCCAGGCGGCCAGGAGTGTGGCCAAATATATAGACAGTGATCATAAGGAAATCATATTCGAGATCGATGAAGCTCTGGATGGCATCAGGGATATTGTCTATCACTTGGAAACGTATGATGTGACCACCGTGAGATGTAGTTTGCCCATGCTGTTACTGGCTAGATATATCAAGAGCACCGGCATCAAGATGATCCTCTCCGGCGAGGGAGCCGATGAAATCTTTGGAGGTTATTTATACTTTCACAAGGCCCCAGGCTACGAGGATTTCCACGAGGAGTTGGTGAAGAGAGTGCGCCAGCTGCATTTATCCGATTGTTTGCGGGCCAACAAGGTAGCCATGGCCAAGGGAGTGGAGCTGCGAGTGCCCTTTCTGGACACTGGATTCGTAAACCATGTGATGCAAATCCGACCTGAGGATAAGATACCCGGGCCCCTCAACAAATTCGGGGGAGAACAGCAAAAGCGATTGGAAAAGTATATCTTGCGAGCCGCCTTTGCGGATAACTATCTGCCCGATGATGTCCTCTGGCGCCAAAAGGAACAGTTCTCCGACGGGGTGGGATACGATTGGATCGACAGCATCCGCAGGGTGGCCACCAGCCATGTCAGCGATGAAGAATTCGCCGGAGCCGCCCTACGGTTTCCCTTTAACACGCCCACCACCAAGGAGGCCTTCTACTATCGCTGCATTTTTGCTGAACAATTCCCCGGAGAATCGGCAGCCCGAACCGTAGTCAGATGGGTGCCACGCCTCGATTGGGGATGTCCGGAGGATCCATCCGGACGGGCACAGGCCGTCCACCAGTTCAAGTCTAGTCTAAGGAATGCCAATTAATTTCCACAATAAATTTGTTCAATTGGGAGTCAACTTGAGACGTTTTcaattcatttatatattcatttatatttgaattCTCTATGCGGTTTTGTGCATCTGTGGGTGTTCggttacaaaaatattgccATATGCTGATCACCGACACGTGGGCCCCACTTGTCAACTAAGTAAGAAGCCAGCTGGCGTCGACTACTTGATATGCATTGTAATTAACATTGTCATTTAGTAGATAAAACGGTCAATCCACACATATTACATGGTTCTCGCTGCTATCTTTGAGTGCACCTATTAAGTGAGGCTTGATAAcacacttttattatttacatttccactgtctttcattatttataaatttgtaaaagtAATCTTCGATTCTAGCGGTGTGGAGAACTTTACAATAATATAAgatctattttaattttaaattcagacggtaattaaatttaaattttatttcgttaATAGCTCAAAAGAGTAATTTTTCTTAATAACCTTAAATAATGTAGCATAAGCAAAAcgttcattattttatttacattttgaaCATTTGAAAATAACGACGTTAAGTTGTTTTACATTAAGTTGGCAGCGCGGTTTGGCAGTGTGACAGTAATTGTAcataaaaccataaataatCGATACGTCCCTGAGAGCCGCACTGTGGGATTTGCGCACCGCCCGCGTGCGGTCACactttttgtacattttttttgcaacgcAACGGGCTGGCAAAACGCTGCTGAAATTAAGCTAAAAACCGTGTAATATACCCGCAACCCGTGGCAGAAACCGCTCACCGATGCCGAGACGCAGCAAAATGTGATGTTTGCCGGGTGCTGCAAACGCTCGGCGACCGCAAACGAAGTACAAGACCTAAAACCTCTGACCCCAAGCGCGTCACCCACTAGAAGGAGAGAGCGAGACGGACGGATAAGAGTAACAGAggcaggaaaaaaaaactagcGCTGGCCCCAAGACGTTGGAATTTCgtgaattgttgttgctgcaaccCAGCAATAACGGTACAGAGGACCAcagtagcagcaacaaataCCACAAACAGAAATGACAAAGTGAAACTGACTGCGCTGTCCCAAAAACAACGACTACAGCAATAACattaataacaaaacaaaccaaactaGGAAGAGCAAAACTGTGATCTCTgcttaactttttatttttggggcaATTGTTCAATTTGGCTGTGCTCAAAAGTAAATTAAGTGAACTCGTTACGCCTATTTGCGGTGTTTGGCAACGCTTTTTCCAACCGACTACTGGAAAATCAATTCTTCAGATTGCCAAAGGGCAACTACAACTAGCAGTTGTTGAagtttttcttatattttttgcgGCCCagcccaaaacaaaaagcagagtaaaagaagaagaggaagaaggaggagcagcgcaGCCGGATTTGCAAATaggtatgtgtgtgcgtgtgtgtgtgagtgcgtatCTCGAAGATACAGAAACAAAATTGTGTTAAATTAAGACACTTTTCCGCTCTTTCCCCTCTTTTGTACTCTCTTTTCGTGACATTTAGCCGCTGAATGACGTCGTCGCCGGcaatttttcaacaattaaccaaaaaaaaaatagcaaattTATCGACAACCACAGCTGACAAACATTTTGTTAGGTTAATTTTAACCTCGAAAACCAGCACTTTGATTAACAAGTTCATATCTTATCGCCGCGTAAAACCCTGAAAAATAGTTACGAAAGCGTGTTTGTTGatgttttattataaatagaaaattgcGTATGCAAATGCTAATTTTTTAGTGGAATGAGCACCGATTCTCTACTGAGTTCTCGCTCTGCATCACTCTCTCAACAagtcgctgttgttgcttaGTAATTTGGATATATTATCTCATTCTGCCCCTTCCATTTTTGCACCGAACGAAAAGTTTATGTATGGTTTATTCTTATCCATTTTGGATCATAGATGTACAAGctttgaataaatattgttaGATTTTGCAAATAATGTTTCAACTTAGCTTAATATTCAGCTAAAAGAAGACAGccattagaaaatataaaatttattttgcagtgcacataaaaaatattactcTCCGAAcgcaatttgttgttttgtgaCGGCATCGcacaatgccaaaaatgttgccattcaaatacaaattcgATTCCGAATCCCCATGTATAAATCCATAGACAGAGCATATTGCTTCCTGTCGGCCATCCCCTTTTCCCCTGACTTCGTCACGCTCTCGGCTCCCTTAGATGATTCATGTTTCGTGCACGTAACAACGCCCCACCATCTGGGTGTCCGTAGCCCCCGAAAGCCACCTCTTCCACTTCCTACCCCAGAAACTCTGGCCGTCAGGTATCCAAGTATCAATGCAGCCACATATCCATATAGCCATGTATCCATCCACCCGCATAGCCGTTCACCTACTTTTTCAGCTCTCTTTGGGCCTCGGCCCACTCCCCAACTCTCTCATTTTATCGCCATTCTGGCTCTGACTTCACCTCACACGcaaattgttggccaactaACTGCGGCTGTTGCCGCTTCTCGCAGCTCTACTGCGCACGAGCAGACCGCAATTAAAAGGCGATTAATGAGCATGTACAGGAATTGGCGGGAACTTTTCTTTAGAAAAGATGGAGCATTCAATTGGACGTTGATTTGCAGTTCCTTGCTTTGCTATGGAATTTGTAGTAGGAGCAGTCGATGAGAGTTAAcgtaatataaaaaaaagttcccaaaaaaaaaaaagtattctACCATGTCatagtttttcaaaatttaacaatgaatttctaaaataaaattagtttcatTTGTATCTTACACTTGTACACACTGTCGATAACATTTTACACGCCGCTCCGAAACCTGGTCAGTTTTCCCCACCAATTTCACAATTTATAGCCTCTTTCAGTTTTATTGTATCTGTATCCTTGCGCCAAAACTAGGCCCTCAGACTCATAcatctttaatttaatttggcacAGATTGTACCTGCATACGCTAACACCAATCCTGGTTTATTACAGTTGCCGCTGGACGAAGGACGAATAGACACCTGGAAAGATGGCCTATCGCAAGCCCAGCGATCTGGATGGTTTCATCCAGCAAATGCCCAAGGCGGACATGCGTGTGAAGGTACAGCTCGCCGAGGATCTGGTGACATTCCTTAGTGATGACACAAACTCGATTGTTTGCACGGACATGGGCTTCCTCATCGACGGTTTGATGCCATGGCTAACGGGCAGCCACTttaaaattgcacaaaagTCCCTGGAGGCGTTCTCGGAACTAATCAAGCGATTGGGCAGCGATTTCAATGCATACACAGCTACCGTGCTGCCACATGTGATCGATCGGCTGGGAGACAGCAGGGACACAGTCCGCGAGAAGGCGCAGCTTCTGCTGCGCGACCTCATGGAGCACCGAGTGCTTCCGCCCCAGGCGCTGATCGACAAGCTGGCCACCAGCTGCTTTAAGCACAAGAACGCTAAGGTGCGCGAGGAGTTCCTCCAGACAATAGTGAATGCTCTCCATGAGTATGGCACCCAGCAGCTTAGTGTACGCGTCTATATACCACCAGTTTGTGCACTTCTCGGTGATCCCACAGTTAATGTCAGGGAGGCGGCCATCCAAACGCTGGTGGAAATCTACAAGCATGTCGGGGATCGATTGCGACCAGATCTCCGTCGCATGGATGATGTGCCCGCCTCGAAACTGGCTATGCTGGAGCAAAAGTTCGACCAGGTCAAACAGGAGGGCCTACTACTACCTTCAGCACTTAAAAACACCAATGGCAATGGAGTTGGCTTGGATGAGGCCGACAATATTGGGTTGAGGGACCGACCCACCAGGATTATTAAGCGGCCACTACACTCGGCAGTTTCGTCAGCACTGCGCCCAAAACCCAGTGTTAACGATGTGACCGGCGATGCCGGTGCCGTAACCATGGAGTCTTTTGAATCTAGCTTTGAGGTGGTCCCGCAATTGAACATCTTCCACGCTAAAGACATGGACGACATCTACAAGCAAGTACTTGTGATCATCAGTGACAAAAACGCAGACTGGGAGAAGCGTGTGGATGCTCTCAAGAAGATCAGGGCATTGCTCATTCTCAGCTATCATACCCAGCCGCAGTTTGTTGCTGTCCAGCTGAAGGAACTATCGTTGAGCTTCGTTGACATCCTCAAGGAGGAACTACGATCACAGGTGATCCGCGAGGCGTGCATCACCATCGCCTACATGTCTAAGACGCTGAGGAACAAACTGGATGCCTTCTGC
This genomic interval from Drosophila teissieri strain GT53w chromosome 3L, Prin_Dtei_1.1, whole genome shotgun sequence contains the following:
- the LOC122616432 gene encoding asparagine synthetase [glutamine-hydrolyzing] 1 codes for the protein MCGIFSIFSRNGEPIPTQILHGSKHSLREMAYRQSGKQRHRGPDSTGVHMIPSEGVAMVHERLRIVGVEMGDQPFVSEDGNLILVANGEIYNYLELSAEIAKKRGSYNPKSDCHVILELYEDYGKDLLQYITGMFAFALYDRKTKEVLIARDPFGIIPMYVGEDAAGNLWVASEMKCLVDCCSKVETFTPGEARFGKVGDLKTCWQFQQSWIKEVPTQSCDLALLRANLESAVRSHLQCDVHLGALLSGGVDSSLIASIATKIMRERDPNFRLKTFSVGLKDAPDFQAARSVAKYIDSDHKEIIFEIDEALDGIRDIVYHLETYDVTTVRCSLPMLLLARYIKSTGIKMILSGEGADEIFGGYLYFHKAPGYEDFHEELVKRVRQLHLSDCLRANKVAMAKGVELRVPFLDTGFVNHVMQIRPEDKIPGPLNKFGGEQQKRLEKYILRAAFADNYLPDDVLWRQKEQFSDGVGYDWIDSIRRVATSHVSDEEFAGAALRFPFNTPTTKEAFYYRCIFAEQFPGESAARTVVRWVPRLDWGCPEDPSGRAQAVHQFKSSLRNAN